In Lactococcus garvieae subsp. garvieae, the following proteins share a genomic window:
- the pyrE gene encoding orotate phosphoribosyltransferase — MSLSQTIAADLLEIKAVSLSPSAPFTWASGIQSPIYTDNRVTLAYPEVRTRIEQAFADVVKAEFPEVEVIAGTATAGIPHGAIIADYLQLPFAYIRSKPKDHGAGNQIEGRVSKGQKMVLVEDLISTGGSVLEAVAAAQREGIEVLGVIAIFTYQLEKAATKFEEAQVPLHTLTNYSELIQIAQETGYVTEDELEMLKKFKDNQETWNK; from the coding sequence ATGTCATTATCACAAACAATTGCTGCTGATTTACTCGAAATAAAAGCTGTAAGCTTATCGCCAAGCGCGCCATTTACATGGGCAAGTGGGATCCAATCTCCTATTTATACAGACAACCGTGTGACCTTGGCTTATCCAGAAGTACGTACACGTATTGAGCAGGCTTTTGCGGACGTGGTCAAGGCAGAATTTCCGGAGGTCGAAGTCATTGCAGGTACAGCAACAGCAGGTATTCCTCATGGCGCAATTATTGCCGACTATCTTCAATTGCCTTTTGCCTATATCCGTAGTAAACCCAAAGATCATGGTGCAGGAAATCAAATCGAAGGTCGTGTCTCTAAAGGGCAAAAAATGGTATTGGTTGAGGATCTTATCTCAACGGGAGGCTCAGTATTAGAAGCAGTTGCTGCTGCACAGCGCGAAGGCATCGAAGTTCTCGGTGTGATTGCTATTTTTACTTACCAGCTCGAAAAAGCAGCAACAAAATTTGAAGAAGCGCAAGTACCACTGCACACATTAACAAATTATTCTGAACTCATCCAAATCGCTCAAGAAACAGGTTATGTCACAGAAGATGAACTTGAAATGCTTAAAAAATTCAAGGATAATCAAGAAACATGGAATAAATAA
- the abc-f gene encoding ribosomal protection-like ABC-F family protein, with product MILLQGNGIARTFGGDVLFENINFNLQDHSRMALVGRNGAGKSTLLKIIAGVEEPSAGAISKVKDLHLNYLAQDTGLSSELTIFEEMLTVFEKLRQTEQLLRQMELQMSEVTGTDLESLMHRYDALSEEFRQANGFTYEAEIKSVLNGFRFDEKMWDRDISSLSGGQKTRLALAKMLLEKPDLLILDEPTNHLDIETLAWLETYLKNYSGSLLIVSHDRYFLDKVVTETLEISRGKLTRFAGNYSKYIELKAEMLASEQKNYDKQQKEIEKLEDFVARNMVRASTTKRAQSRQKKLEKMERIEATAGSEAAAHMTFSPAKKSGNIVLTVEDAAVGYDKVLAEPINIDTRKHDAIAIVGPNGIGKTTLIKSIIGQIPLLKGQVKLGANVDLGYYDQEQGRLTPSNSVLDEIWNEHRLLPEVEIRNLLGAFLFSGEDVKKTVSMLSGGEKARLLLAKLAMQHDNFLVLDEPTNHLDIDSREVLENSLIDFDGTLLFVSHDRYFINRVATKVLEISPQGSKLYLGDYDYYLEKKHQEEEAKQEVVLEEKPESSGQMDYAQQKEAQKIRRKLEREVNAAEEKLADLEQQSEEISQAMLDVTDDFVKLGELQAALDQLAEQKEETELNLLEAMENLESL from the coding sequence ATGATTTTACTACAAGGGAATGGGATAGCACGCACTTTTGGTGGCGATGTTTTATTCGAAAATATAAACTTTAATCTTCAGGACCACTCACGCATGGCTTTAGTTGGAAGGAATGGTGCGGGGAAATCAACTTTATTGAAGATTATTGCAGGTGTTGAAGAACCTTCAGCCGGCGCGATTTCTAAAGTCAAGGACCTGCATTTAAATTATTTGGCTCAAGATACAGGACTTTCTTCAGAATTAACCATTTTTGAAGAAATGTTGACGGTCTTTGAAAAGCTGCGTCAAACAGAGCAACTCTTGCGTCAGATGGAATTACAGATGTCGGAGGTTACGGGTACTGACTTAGAAAGTTTGATGCACCGTTATGACGCTTTATCTGAAGAATTCCGTCAAGCGAATGGTTTTACCTATGAAGCAGAGATAAAGTCGGTACTTAACGGATTTCGTTTTGATGAGAAGATGTGGGACCGAGATATTTCTTCCTTATCTGGTGGACAAAAAACACGATTGGCTCTGGCAAAAATGCTTTTAGAAAAGCCAGATTTGTTGATTTTGGATGAACCAACCAACCATTTGGATATTGAAACGCTGGCGTGGTTAGAAACTTACCTGAAAAACTATTCAGGAAGTCTTTTGATTGTCAGTCACGACCGTTATTTCCTGGATAAGGTTGTCACAGAGACCTTGGAGATTTCACGCGGCAAGCTGACACGCTTTGCAGGAAATTACAGTAAATATATCGAACTCAAAGCAGAGATGCTCGCCAGTGAGCAAAAGAACTATGACAAGCAACAAAAAGAAATTGAAAAACTAGAAGACTTTGTTGCTCGAAATATGGTTCGTGCCTCCACTACAAAACGTGCACAGTCACGTCAGAAAAAGTTGGAAAAGATGGAACGTATCGAAGCTACAGCTGGAAGTGAAGCTGCTGCACATATGACCTTTTCTCCAGCTAAAAAGTCAGGCAATATCGTTCTTACAGTAGAAGATGCGGCAGTGGGATACGATAAAGTCCTCGCAGAACCCATCAATATCGATACCCGCAAGCATGATGCCATTGCTATTGTAGGACCCAACGGTATCGGGAAAACAACATTGATCAAGTCGATTATTGGTCAAATTCCCCTTCTCAAGGGCCAGGTGAAGCTTGGTGCGAATGTCGACTTAGGATACTATGACCAAGAACAAGGGCGTCTCACGCCTTCTAATAGTGTTCTTGATGAGATTTGGAATGAGCACCGTCTCTTACCAGAAGTAGAAATACGTAATCTTTTAGGGGCTTTCCTTTTCAGCGGTGAAGATGTGAAAAAGACAGTTTCAATGTTATCGGGGGGAGAAAAAGCACGTCTTCTTTTGGCGAAACTGGCCATGCAACATGACAATTTTCTTGTCTTGGATGAACCTACCAACCACTTGGATATTGATAGCCGTGAAGTTTTGGAGAATAGCTTGATTGACTTTGACGGTACCTTACTTTTTGTCAGTCATGACCGTTACTTTATCAATCGGGTTGCGACCAAAGTTCTTGAAATATCACCTCAAGGAAGTAAACTTTATCTGGGTGATTATGATTACTATTTAGAGAAAAAACATCAAGAAGAAGAGGCGAAACAAGAAGTTGTTTTGGAAGAAAAGCCAGAAAGTTCAGGTCAGATGGACTACGCCCAACAGAAGGAAGCGCAGAAAATCCGCCGCAAACTCGAACGTGAAGTCAATGCTGCGGAAGAAAAACTTGCTGATTTGGAACAGCAAAGCGAAGAGATTTCCCAAGCCATGCTAGATGTAACGGATGACTTTGTGAAACTAGGCGAACTCCAAGCCGCGCTTGACCAACTCGCTGAACAAAAAGAAGAAACAGAGCTGAATTTACTGGAAGCAATGGAAAACTTAGAAAGTTTATGA